A window of Nodosilinea sp. FACHB-141 contains these coding sequences:
- a CDS encoding Uma2 family endonuclease — translation MVQATAQPLSFEDFIDQYPCDGGRYELIEGEVVEVRPTGAHEDIGGFIALKLGVLIDQLGLPLMIPRTCVVKPLRPNAGYIPDVAVLDRTQLQHEPLWEKSSTVCNGATVKLVVEVVSTNWRDDYGLKLADYEAMGIAEYWIVDFRALGAARVIGQPKQPTITLCTLGTDGYQLERFTGNDLLVSPTFAALRLTAQDIFRAGAG, via the coding sequence ATGGTGCAGGCCACAGCGCAACCCCTCAGTTTTGAAGACTTTATCGATCAATACCCCTGCGATGGCGGGCGCTACGAGCTGATTGAAGGCGAGGTGGTTGAGGTGCGTCCCACGGGTGCCCATGAAGACATTGGTGGGTTTATTGCCCTCAAGCTTGGTGTTTTAATTGACCAGTTGGGGTTGCCGTTAATGATTCCTCGCACTTGTGTGGTGAAACCCCTGCGGCCCAATGCAGGCTACATTCCTGATGTGGCCGTGCTCGATCGCACCCAACTCCAGCACGAGCCCCTGTGGGAAAAATCGTCTACGGTTTGCAACGGCGCCACGGTCAAGCTAGTGGTAGAGGTGGTTAGCACCAACTGGCGAGACGACTACGGTCTCAAGCTGGCCGACTACGAGGCCATGGGCATCGCAGAATACTGGATTGTGGACTTCCGCGCCTTGGGGGCCGCACGGGTAATTGGCCAACCAAAGCAGCCCACAATCACACTCTGTACCCTAGGGACCGATGGCTATCAGCTAGAACGATTTACTGGAAACGATCTACTGGTTTCACCGACCTTTGCAGCGTTGAGGCTGACAGCGCAGGACATATTTAGAGCGGGTGCAGGATAG
- a CDS encoding ArsJ-associated glyceraldehyde-3-phosphate dehydrogenase, whose amino-acid sequence MVRVAVNGFGRIGRLVLRAGWAMPELEFVHINEIKGGPESAAHLLKFDSVHGRWAAEVEAVSSEKIAIDGIPLSFSSGASPNEVPWADYGVDLLLECSGKFRTVESLAPYYDHGVKKVIVAAPVKAGALNVVYGINDNLYNPAEHHLLTAASCTTNCLAPVVKVIHEGLGIRHGVITTIHNHTNTQTIVDAPHQDLRRARATGMSLIPTTTGSATAIALIYPELAGKLNGLAVRVPLLNASLTDCVFEVDRPTTVEEANSLLKAAADGPLKGILGYETRPLVSVDYKDDPRSSIVDAPSTMVVDDTQVKILAWYDNEWGYSCRMAELARKVAQSL is encoded by the coding sequence ATGGTTAGGGTTGCTGTAAACGGATTTGGCCGTATTGGGCGGCTGGTGTTGCGAGCGGGCTGGGCCATGCCTGAGCTGGAATTCGTTCACATCAACGAAATCAAAGGTGGCCCTGAGTCTGCGGCGCATCTACTCAAATTTGATTCGGTCCACGGTCGTTGGGCGGCAGAAGTCGAAGCCGTTAGCTCTGAAAAAATTGCGATCGACGGCATTCCCCTTAGCTTCAGCAGCGGCGCTTCTCCCAATGAGGTGCCCTGGGCCGACTATGGCGTAGACCTGTTGCTGGAGTGCTCCGGCAAGTTTCGCACTGTAGAATCCCTGGCCCCTTACTACGACCACGGCGTTAAGAAGGTTATCGTTGCTGCCCCGGTCAAAGCCGGCGCGCTCAACGTGGTCTACGGCATCAACGATAACCTCTACAACCCAGCAGAACACCACCTACTGACGGCTGCCTCCTGCACTACCAACTGCCTGGCCCCGGTGGTTAAAGTCATCCACGAAGGGCTGGGCATTCGCCACGGGGTGATCACCACCATCCACAACCACACCAACACGCAGACCATTGTGGATGCCCCCCATCAAGACCTGCGCCGCGCCCGCGCCACCGGCATGTCGCTAATTCCAACAACGACGGGATCGGCGACGGCAATCGCACTGATCTACCCCGAACTAGCGGGCAAGCTCAATGGTTTAGCGGTGCGAGTACCCCTGCTCAATGCCTCCCTTACCGACTGCGTGTTTGAAGTCGATCGCCCCACCACCGTCGAAGAAGCCAACTCCCTTCTCAAAGCCGCTGCCGATGGCCCTCTCAAAGGAATCTTAGGCTACGAAACCCGACCCTTAGTCTCGGTGGATTACAAAGACGATCCCCGCTCCTCGATCGTCGATGCCCCCTCCACCATGGTCGTAGACGACACCCAGGTCAAAATTCTCGCCTGGTATGACAACGAGTGGGGCTACTCCTGCCGCATGGCGGAACTCGCTCGCAAGGTAGCGCAGAGTCTATAA
- the arsJ gene encoding organoarsenical effux MFS transporter ArsJ, with amino-acid sequence MSSTFKPESLRNYAIITAAYWGFTITDGALRMLVLLHFHVLGYSPFAIAMLFLFYEVFGVVTNFFGGWIGSQVGIRQTLYGGIALQIFALVMLSYLNPDWGVPVQVAYVMAAQAFSGIAKDLTKMSSKSAIRLVVPKEAASRLFKWVAVLTGSKNALKGVGFFVGAALLEGVGFRPALLSQAAVLGVILLSGSLLPVGMGKIGKKVPFKQLFSKSKAINVLSAARFFLFGSRDVWFVVALPVFLYEALGWRFMQVGSYMALWVIGYGMVQFLAPQLLRKDSTGKVVPKAKTILFWTSILTPIPALIALTLMAGVRGNIAVTGGLVVFGVVFAFNSAVHSYLVLAYTEDRDVSLNVGFYYMANSGGRLLGTITSGLFYQWFGLVGCLWVSSLFVLTAALITAQLPEPDPADSTMVVG; translated from the coding sequence ATGTCCTCCACCTTTAAACCCGAGAGCCTGCGCAACTACGCGATCATCACCGCCGCCTACTGGGGCTTTACCATCACCGACGGTGCCCTGCGGATGCTGGTGCTGCTGCACTTCCACGTGCTGGGGTACAGTCCCTTTGCGATCGCCATGCTGTTTCTCTTCTACGAAGTGTTTGGCGTGGTGACGAATTTCTTCGGTGGCTGGATTGGTTCCCAAGTGGGCATTCGGCAAACCCTTTACGGCGGCATTGCCCTGCAAATTTTTGCTCTGGTGATGCTGAGCTACTTGAATCCCGACTGGGGGGTACCGGTGCAGGTGGCTTATGTAATGGCGGCTCAGGCCTTCTCGGGCATCGCCAAAGACCTTACCAAGATGAGTTCTAAGAGCGCTATTCGTTTGGTGGTGCCCAAGGAGGCTGCGTCGCGCCTGTTTAAGTGGGTGGCGGTGCTCACCGGGTCGAAAAACGCGCTAAAAGGGGTGGGATTTTTCGTCGGGGCCGCCTTGCTAGAGGGGGTGGGCTTTCGCCCAGCGCTGCTGAGCCAGGCGGCGGTGTTGGGGGTGATTTTGCTGTCGGGCTCGCTGCTGCCTGTGGGTATGGGCAAAATCGGCAAAAAGGTGCCCTTCAAGCAGCTGTTTTCTAAGAGCAAAGCGATCAACGTGCTGTCGGCGGCGCGGTTCTTTTTGTTTGGCTCGCGGGATGTGTGGTTTGTAGTGGCGCTGCCGGTGTTCTTATATGAGGCGCTAGGCTGGCGGTTTATGCAGGTGGGCAGCTACATGGCTCTTTGGGTAATTGGCTACGGCATGGTGCAGTTTTTGGCCCCGCAGCTGTTGCGCAAAGACAGCACCGGCAAGGTGGTGCCCAAGGCCAAGACCATTCTGTTTTGGACATCCATTTTAACGCCCATTCCAGCCCTGATTGCGCTGACGCTGATGGCTGGAGTGCGGGGCAACATTGCCGTGACCGGCGGACTTGTGGTTTTTGGCGTTGTGTTTGCCTTTAACTCGGCGGTGCACTCGTACTTGGTGCTGGCCTACACCGAAGATCGCGATGTTAGCCTCAATGTGGGCTTCTATTACATGGCAAACTCGGGCGGGCGGTTACTGGGGACAATTACCTCGGGGCTGTTTTACCAGTGGTTTGGTCTGGTGGGGTGCTTGTGGGTGTCGAGCTTGTTTGTGCTGACGGCGGCGCTGATTACAGCGCAGCTGCCCGAGCCAGACCCTGCTGATTCGACCATGGTGGTGGGCTAA
- a CDS encoding phosphatidate cytidylyltransferase produces the protein MLWPRIISGIVAIAVALVMILLGGWYFTLGFGVLIFLGQLEIFALVKAKGILPAAKTTLVVSQLLLITAHLSPPLADALLPLSGTFICFYLLFQPQVATIADVAASILGLFYGGYLPSFWVRLRDLGDTATTLPLGGFWPATWPPALDALPYGLVITLLAFACIWASDIGAYTAGRIIGRTPLSNISPKKTVEGAVFGMLGSMVVALIGSHWLQWPIWPATGAALGLMVGTSSLLGDLTESLMKRDAGVKDSGALIPGHGGILDRTDSYVFTGALVYFFVTLLLPLLSAS, from the coding sequence ATGCTCTGGCCTCGAATCATTAGCGGAATAGTGGCGATCGCGGTCGCCTTGGTCATGATTTTGCTGGGGGGCTGGTACTTCACCCTGGGCTTTGGGGTGCTGATTTTCTTGGGGCAGCTCGAAATTTTTGCCCTGGTAAAAGCCAAAGGCATCTTGCCGGCGGCCAAAACTACCCTGGTGGTAAGCCAGCTGCTGCTGATTACTGCCCACCTGTCGCCGCCCTTGGCCGACGCTCTGCTGCCGCTCAGCGGCACGTTTATCTGCTTTTATCTGCTGTTCCAACCCCAGGTGGCCACCATTGCCGATGTGGCAGCGTCTATCCTGGGCCTGTTCTACGGTGGCTATCTACCCAGCTTTTGGGTGCGCCTGCGCGACTTGGGCGACACCGCTACCACTCTGCCCCTGGGCGGCTTCTGGCCCGCAACTTGGCCCCCTGCCCTAGATGCTCTACCCTACGGTCTTGTTATCACCCTGCTAGCTTTTGCCTGCATTTGGGCTTCGGATATTGGGGCCTACACGGCTGGAAGAATTATTGGCCGCACCCCGCTGTCTAACATCAGCCCCAAGAAGACGGTTGAAGGGGCGGTCTTCGGCATGCTGGGCAGCATGGTGGTGGCATTGATTGGCAGTCACTGGTTGCAATGGCCTATCTGGCCTGCCACTGGAGCTGCCCTCGGCCTAATGGTGGGCACATCCAGCCTGCTGGGTGACCTCACCGAATCGCTGATGAAAAGAGATGCCGGGGTCAAAGACTCTGGAGCCCTCATCCCCGGCCACGGCGGCATTTTAGACCGCACCGATAGCTATGTGTTTACAGGCGCACTGGTGTACTTTTTCGTCACCCTGCTGCTGCCCCTGCTGTCGGCGAGTTAG
- the queC gene encoding 7-cyano-7-deazaguanine synthase QueC, producing MAQSSLTPKAIVLLSGGLDSATAAAQAIADGYDLVALSFNYGQRHQRELEAAKAVAKHFAIADHHFIDVDLAQWGASSLTDLAQPLPQEGIDAGIPSTYVPGRNTVFIALALALAEAKGAEAIYLGINAVDYSGYPDCRPEYLAAFQQLAQLSSKAGLEGHAPKLVAPLVVDSKADIVRRAVALGVPIAQTWSCYLGGAEPCGRCDSCRIRDRALVEAGYPQLATSTG from the coding sequence ATGGCTCAGTCAAGCCTTACTCCTAAAGCCATTGTGCTGCTCTCGGGTGGTCTCGATTCGGCTACGGCCGCTGCCCAGGCGATCGCCGATGGCTATGACCTGGTGGCGCTGTCGTTTAACTACGGCCAGCGGCACCAGCGCGAGCTAGAGGCAGCGAAGGCGGTGGCAAAGCATTTTGCGATCGCAGACCACCACTTCATCGATGTCGATCTGGCCCAGTGGGGCGCGTCTTCTCTCACCGACCTGGCCCAGCCGCTGCCCCAGGAAGGCATTGACGCGGGCATTCCTTCCACCTACGTACCGGGGCGCAATACGGTGTTTATTGCCCTGGCTCTAGCCCTGGCCGAAGCCAAGGGGGCCGAGGCGATTTACTTGGGTATCAACGCGGTGGATTATTCTGGCTATCCTGACTGTCGGCCTGAATATCTGGCTGCCTTTCAGCAGCTAGCTCAGCTCTCCTCAAAGGCGGGGCTAGAAGGTCATGCCCCCAAACTGGTTGCGCCTTTGGTGGTGGATTCTAAAGCAGATATTGTGCGTCGAGCGGTGGCCCTGGGGGTGCCGATCGCGCAAACCTGGTCGTGCTATCTGGGTGGTGCGGAGCCCTGTGGGCGGTGCGATTCCTGCCGCATTCGCGATCGCGCCTTAGTGGAAGCAGGCTATCCCCAGCTCGCCACCTCTACTGGCTAA
- the ntrB gene encoding nitrate ABC transporter permease: MQPKLRTRAAARSGQTKSVKPPFRFPLERIVLPAIAFLVVLLVWWVVATFFTTLMPTPGQAFMANLDYIFNPFFRRGPGNLGIGWLLLASLRRVLLGFLLGTLVAIPVGFWIGLSPRAMMAINPIVQLFRPVSPVAWLPIALSIFNLANPSAIFVIFITSLWPTVINTALGVASVPKDYLDVAQVLEMPRWRQMTKIIWPASLPYIFTGLRLSLGIAWLVIVAVEMLTGGIGIGFFIWDEWNRLSLSSVFLAVVVIGLTGLVLDYGITLLERWATHRPAKAM; encoded by the coding sequence ATGCAGCCCAAGTTGCGCACCCGTGCGGCTGCCCGTTCGGGGCAGACCAAGTCTGTCAAGCCGCCATTTCGCTTTCCGTTGGAAAGGATTGTCTTACCGGCGATCGCGTTTCTCGTCGTGCTGCTGGTTTGGTGGGTGGTCGCCACATTTTTCACCACGCTGATGCCTACTCCTGGGCAAGCGTTTATGGCCAACCTCGACTACATCTTTAATCCCTTTTTCCGGCGCGGGCCGGGCAATTTGGGCATTGGTTGGCTGCTGCTGGCCAGTTTGCGTCGGGTGCTGCTGGGGTTTTTGCTAGGCACGCTAGTGGCCATTCCAGTCGGCTTTTGGATTGGTCTATCGCCCCGCGCCATGATGGCCATCAACCCCATCGTGCAGCTGTTTCGCCCGGTGTCTCCGGTGGCCTGGTTGCCCATTGCCCTATCAATCTTTAACCTGGCCAATCCATCGGCTATTTTCGTAATTTTTATCACTTCCCTGTGGCCAACGGTGATCAACACCGCCCTGGGTGTGGCCAGCGTTCCTAAAGATTATTTAGACGTGGCGCAGGTGCTAGAAATGCCCCGCTGGCGGCAGATGACTAAGATTATTTGGCCAGCCAGCCTACCTTATATTTTCACGGGTTTGCGGCTGAGCTTGGGGATCGCCTGGCTGGTAATTGTGGCAGTTGAAATGCTCACTGGCGGCATTGGTATTGGCTTCTTTATTTGGGATGAATGGAACCGGCTCAGCCTTAGCTCGGTATTTTTGGCGGTGGTTGTTATTGGTCTCACCGGCCTAGTATTGGACTACGGCATCACTCTGCTCGAGCGCTGGGCAACCCACCGTCCTGCCAAAGCTATGTAG
- a CDS encoding ABC transporter substrate-binding protein, which produces MTMINRRSLLQGAAGFTAGLAASACSQALRSSSPSPSGGAAQAANVEQVVDPASLERSHIKVGYVPVNDCAPFAIAQAKGFFHKYGLTVALNREASWGTSRDAVIFGRLDASPVVSGAVTNARVGAEGAPAAPMCAALTIHRHGNAMTMNRAMWDYGLRPWREYNGDLEAFGRDFRGYFDSIPTSQKVWAAVLSSAIYEYFIRYISAAAGVDPVETFRIIISPPPQMVSNIRIGAMQAYMVAEPWNTRAITGNEGVGFTFAHGKEVWQGHPDRVLAVMEDFINENPKTYRSLVKAMIEACRYCDDPANRTEVAEIISARSFTGAKPKFTEPALVGNYNYGGFDGKDRTVQMPDSTVFFKMPENLPHPAGDHSTFMWQSQSIWLMTQATRWGQIEEFPADAEAKAKQAWRTDLYRDIANEMGIECPADDYKVEPGELFIDGLAYDPSDPVGYLNGFEIRANRPQRIYMG; this is translated from the coding sequence ATGACGATGATCAACCGGCGATCGCTCTTGCAAGGGGCGGCTGGGTTTACGGCGGGGCTAGCGGCTTCGGCCTGTAGTCAGGCGCTGCGATCGAGCAGTCCATCACCTAGCGGCGGGGCGGCTCAGGCCGCCAACGTTGAGCAAGTGGTTGACCCAGCTAGTTTAGAGCGGTCCCACATTAAGGTGGGCTATGTGCCCGTCAATGACTGCGCTCCGTTTGCGATCGCCCAGGCCAAGGGCTTTTTTCACAAATACGGGCTGACGGTTGCCCTCAACCGCGAGGCCAGCTGGGGCACCTCCCGCGATGCCGTCATCTTTGGGCGGCTTGACGCATCCCCGGTAGTCTCTGGGGCCGTCACCAACGCCCGGGTTGGGGCTGAGGGTGCTCCGGCGGCCCCTATGTGTGCGGCCCTGACCATTCATCGCCATGGCAATGCCATGACCATGAACCGCGCCATGTGGGATTATGGCCTGCGCCCTTGGCGAGAATATAATGGCGATCTGGAGGCCTTTGGTCGCGATTTTCGGGGCTATTTCGATAGCATACCCACATCTCAAAAGGTCTGGGCCGCGGTGCTCAGTTCAGCCATCTACGAATACTTCATTCGCTACATCTCAGCGGCGGCAGGGGTTGACCCGGTAGAAACGTTCCGCATCATTATCAGTCCGCCGCCGCAGATGGTCTCCAATATTCGCATTGGGGCCATGCAGGCTTACATGGTAGCCGAGCCGTGGAATACCCGTGCCATCACCGGCAACGAGGGTGTCGGCTTTACCTTTGCCCACGGCAAAGAGGTGTGGCAGGGCCACCCTGACCGGGTGCTGGCGGTGATGGAAGACTTCATCAACGAAAACCCCAAGACCTACCGCTCCCTCGTTAAGGCGATGATCGAGGCCTGCCGCTACTGCGACGACCCGGCCAATCGCACCGAAGTTGCAGAGATTATCTCGGCCCGATCGTTTACTGGGGCAAAGCCTAAATTTACGGAACCTGCTTTGGTGGGCAACTACAACTACGGCGGTTTCGACGGCAAAGATCGCACTGTTCAAATGCCAGATAGTACCGTCTTCTTTAAAATGCCCGAGAACCTGCCTCATCCCGCTGGCGACCATTCCACCTTTATGTGGCAGTCTCAGTCAATCTGGCTGATGACCCAGGCCACCCGCTGGGGGCAGATTGAGGAGTTTCCGGCCGATGCAGAGGCCAAAGCTAAGCAGGCCTGGCGCACCGATTTATATCGAGACATCGCAAACGAAATGGGTATTGAGTGCCCAGCAGATGACTACAAGGTAGAACCTGGGGAGCTATTCATCGACGGTCTTGCCTATGACCCCAGCGACCCAGTGGGCTATTTGAACGGGTTTGAGATTCGCGCTAACCGTCCCCAGCGGATCTATATGGGGTGA
- a CDS encoding ABC transporter ATP-binding protein produces MVKSSQYSQPSEQRQAELGTNFLVIQDLVKAYPSAGGDPTVVLDNINLTVGANEFIAIIGHSGCGKSTLLKIVSGLEQATSGGVLLEGKPIKKPGADRMMVFQNYSLLPWLTVRENVRLAVNEVCDHLSPRDRTDLVEEHLAMVNLTDAALKYPDELSGGMKQRVGIARALAIRPKMLLMDEPFGALDALTRGHLQRQVLDIWERNPQAVMMITHDVDEAIYMADRIVMMTNGPNAHIGEILEVPFKHPRDRTALRESKEYFELRNHALGFLDSYFEQMS; encoded by the coding sequence ATGGTCAAATCAAGTCAATACTCACAGCCCTCTGAGCAACGGCAGGCTGAGCTTGGAACCAATTTTTTGGTCATTCAAGACCTGGTAAAGGCTTACCCTAGCGCTGGTGGCGACCCCACAGTCGTGCTCGACAACATCAACCTCACCGTCGGCGCCAACGAATTTATCGCCATTATTGGCCACTCGGGCTGTGGTAAATCGACGCTGCTCAAGATTGTCAGCGGCCTAGAGCAGGCTACCTCAGGCGGGGTGCTTTTGGAAGGGAAACCAATCAAAAAGCCAGGGGCCGATCGCATGATGGTGTTTCAAAACTATTCGCTGCTGCCCTGGCTGACAGTGCGCGAGAATGTGCGGCTGGCGGTGAATGAAGTGTGCGACCATCTTTCTCCCCGCGATCGCACTGATCTGGTAGAAGAACACCTAGCCATGGTCAACCTCACCGACGCAGCCTTGAAATACCCTGACGAGCTGTCGGGCGGCATGAAGCAGCGGGTCGGCATTGCCCGCGCCCTGGCGATTCGCCCCAAAATGCTGCTGATGGATGAACCCTTTGGTGCGCTCGATGCCCTCACCCGCGGTCACCTCCAGCGCCAGGTGCTGGATATCTGGGAGCGCAACCCCCAGGCGGTAATGATGATTACCCACGATGTGGATGAGGCGATCTATATGGCCGATCGCATTGTGATGATGACCAATGGCCCCAATGCCCACATTGGCGAAATTTTGGAGGTGCCGTTTAAGCACCCGCGCGATCGCACTGCCCTGCGCGAATCCAAAGAGTACTTTGAACTCCGCAACCATGCCCTTGGGTTCCTCGATAGCTACTTTGAGCAAATGAGCTAG
- a CDS encoding helix-turn-helix transcriptional regulator, which translates to MGRASQALKQVLDTYGISQNQLAVTMGVERGSVFRWYHDKRDPTAETVVEIVEALKILDSQAAEDFAQLYLGNILRAKPEEDDLI; encoded by the coding sequence ATGGGTAGAGCAAGCCAAGCACTAAAGCAGGTTTTAGACACCTACGGCATTAGCCAAAATCAGCTTGCCGTGACAATGGGTGTAGAACGAGGCAGCGTCTTCCGCTGGTACCACGACAAACGCGACCCTACAGCAGAGACAGTAGTAGAAATTGTTGAAGCCTTGAAAATTCTCGACTCTCAGGCCGCAGAAGATTTTGCACAACTTTACCTAGGAAATATATTAAGGGCTAAGCCGGAAGAAGACGATCTTATATAA